The following coding sequences are from one Vicia villosa cultivar HV-30 ecotype Madison, WI unplaced genomic scaffold, Vvil1.0 ctg.000358F_1_1, whole genome shotgun sequence window:
- the LOC131627300 gene encoding pentatricopeptide repeat-containing protein At4g38150-like → MAFYAKSAISRALIFTSPSPFSHTKLLQYTSLFSSLTSIPISSNPSHSPNSNPILRHFTSSNKNIDTKLNFSPSDSDSDDESTALTKPTTTCRKLPPPYDPFSKKPAIEEPKDPKDLQEIFHKMRSGDGLLNHAVKMFDALSKQGLTHEALELFGQIKDKGQMPDVVAHTAIIEAYANAGQPKEAHKAYMRMLASGVFPNAYTYAVLIKGLAGNGKFLKDAKNYVVEMFEKGMRPNAETYTSVFEGLVKEKKMDEAVQLMEEMKGKGFVPDEKAVKEVLSNKRGPVCRTVINILFGK, encoded by the coding sequence CCCTTCTCCCACACCAAACTTCTCCAATATACGTCACTGTTCTCCTCTCTCACATCCATACCCATTTCCTCAAACCCTTCCCATTCTCCCAACTCCAATCCCATCCTACGTCATTTCACTTCCTCCAACAAAAACATAGACACCAAACTCAATTTCTCTCCCTCCGATTCCGATTCCGACGACGAAAGCACCGCATTAACTAAACCGACCACCACCTGTAGGAAACTACCACCGCCTTATGACCCATTCAGCAAGAAGCCAGCAATAGAAGAACCCAAAGACCCAAAAGACTTACAAGAAATCTTCCACAAAATGAGAAGCGGTGACGGGTTGTTGAATCATGCAGTCAAGATGTTCGACGCTTTGTCCAAGCAGGGTCTAACGCACGAAGCGTTAGAACTTTTCGGTCAGATCAAAGATAAAGGCCAAATGCCAGATGTGGTGGCCCACACGGCCATAATTGAGGCTTATGCCAATGCTGGCCAACCAAAAGAGGCTCATAAAGCTTACATGAGAATGCTTGCTTCTGGGGTTTTTCCTAATGCTTATACCTATGCTGTTCTTATTAAGGGACTTGCGGGGAATGGTAAGTTTTTGAAAGATGCGAAGAACTATGTAGTGGAAATGTTTGAGAAAGGGATGAGACCTAATGCTGAGACATATACTTCTGTGTTTGAGGGGTTGGTTAAAGAGAAGAAGATGGATGAGGCTGTGCAGTTGATGGAGGAAATGAAGGGGAAGGGGTTTGTTCCTGATGAGAAGGCTGTAAAGGAGGTTCTTAGCAACAAAAGGGGACCAGTTTGTAGGACTGTTATAAACATTCTCTTTGGAAAATAG